One stretch of Priestia megaterium DNA includes these proteins:
- a CDS encoding RNA polymerase sigma factor, whose protein sequence is MKKEDILASYLIDLGEEVLKLLLAKGATKEDAEDIIQNTFYKVYTLLDDLKESTLRPWFFRVALNEYIDLKRKKEQQNIYLTEKTYAKLQYTDCEFDAILNKNEIFFLLRDVRKEYKEVFFLKYYYDFSYEEIASMLDVKVNSVKQKLYRARNLIQSKAGGKR, encoded by the coding sequence ATGAAAAAAGAAGATATACTCGCCTCCTACCTTATCGATCTAGGAGAGGAAGTGCTCAAACTATTATTAGCTAAGGGCGCTACAAAGGAAGATGCAGAAGACATCATTCAAAATACTTTTTACAAGGTATATACACTATTAGATGATCTAAAAGAGAGCACATTACGTCCTTGGTTTTTTAGAGTTGCACTGAATGAATACATAGACTTGAAGAGAAAAAAGGAACAGCAAAACATCTATTTAACAGAGAAAACTTATGCAAAATTACAATATACAGACTGTGAATTCGATGCCATCTTAAATAAAAATGAGATATTTTTTTTGTTAAGGGATGTAAGAAAAGAATACAAAGAAGTCTTTTTTCTAAAGTATTACTATGATTTTTCATATGAAGAAATTGCATCTATGTTAGACGTTAAAGTAAATAGTGTGAAGCAAAAATTATATCGTGCTCGTAACTTGATTCAATCAAAAGCAGGGGGGAAACGTTAA
- a CDS encoding sigma factor regulator N-terminal domain-containing protein — MESSLQKALQKAKRKQVLKIVIISIVVVIVALAALYRVGNYFVTKNTTRLSDALFLENEIAEPNIQIDSQVRSSSSVFGGNIVTNRSKNIDGYIVQWSTLTSSYGWFMSHIDSNELVPAFYSHDDELYHYDKQTKQKVGTFYNPSIEDYYGGIKNDLNAVSKMKNHVAEVAISFEKPYTLEEIQKQIPDNLNIVWLYMASPIVDESKGPTGMPVYGFNPSSSPKESYNEFTKNLKKYNAEDETIQKFLASNKDKSFDKVKILGVMVTGQTKNFKALENKDFIRGASVGATAQMVPYIKPEK, encoded by the coding sequence ATGGAAAGTTCTTTACAGAAAGCTTTGCAAAAAGCCAAACGCAAGCAAGTTCTTAAAATAGTCATTATATCAATTGTGGTTGTAATTGTAGCATTAGCAGCCCTTTATAGGGTTGGCAATTATTTTGTAACCAAAAATACTACAAGGCTTAGCGATGCACTTTTCTTAGAAAATGAGATTGCCGAACCAAATATCCAAATTGATTCTCAAGTACGAAGTAGTAGTTCAGTATTTGGGGGTAATATTGTGACAAATCGTTCCAAAAATATTGATGGCTACATAGTTCAATGGAGCACACTAACAAGTTCATATGGTTGGTTTATGTCCCATATTGATAGTAATGAATTAGTCCCAGCTTTCTATTCGCACGATGATGAGCTTTATCATTATGATAAACAAACTAAACAGAAAGTTGGTACTTTTTATAATCCATCTATTGAAGATTATTATGGGGGAATTAAAAACGATTTAAATGCAGTCTCAAAAATGAAAAATCACGTTGCAGAAGTGGCTATTTCTTTTGAAAAACCCTATACATTAGAGGAAATACAAAAACAAATTCCTGATAATTTGAATATTGTATGGTTGTATATGGCGTCACCTATTGTAGATGAAAGTAAGGGACCTACTGGTATGCCTGTTTATGGGTTTAACCCATCTAGTTCACCTAAGGAGAGCTACAACGAATTTACCAAGAACCTAAAAAAATATAATGCTGAAGATGAAACAATTCAGAAGTTCCTAGCATCAAACAAAGACAAATCATTTGATAAAGTTAAAATTCTAGGGGTGATGGTGACAGGCCAAACCAAAAATTTTAAAGCATTAGAAAATAAAGATTTCATTCGTGGCGCTTCTGTAGGAGCCACCGCACAAATGGTTCCTTATATCAAACCAGAAAAATAA
- a CDS encoding MFS transporter, with protein MKKSLFLNENFKILWTSQILQTLANTLLTISVMVNVYKQTNSVLGSGAVLALTSLAGFLSNLYAAKYINSFHTLALLRFVGWSRGVLTLILGGLIVTHFTFSFILLLIVLFVLNFIGAWYAPARMSVIPLIVEKKEYIRANGSLSVVNQILLAGLWGGGGILILLISPFAMILLIMGSFFVSGFLIYKIELPHKDATLTVKKKAQPLWSSIYKSPILINITIMDFFEALANAIWSSALLLAFTHDVLGKGEDWWGFINASYFIGAILGGLIVVYLSRILEMKMGYIIALSGLSMGLFTFMFSTTSSGILALIFCLLMGPLYQIRDTCQVTVLQDIIKQSELAKVTAARNIILTPWTGVTYLIMGYLGDMLGVKFVFILAAALYCGSAILALSSKTLRNYNIKTVTEQESHSIKA; from the coding sequence ATGAAAAAATCGTTGTTCTTAAATGAAAATTTTAAAATTTTATGGACCTCTCAGATTTTACAGACGTTAGCAAATACCTTATTAACCATTTCAGTTATGGTTAATGTCTACAAGCAAACTAATTCGGTATTAGGTTCAGGTGCTGTACTAGCATTGACTTCTCTTGCAGGATTTCTAAGCAATTTATATGCTGCTAAGTATATTAATTCATTTCATACCTTAGCTTTATTGAGATTTGTAGGATGGTCTAGAGGAGTTTTAACTTTAATATTAGGTGGATTAATTGTAACTCATTTTACATTCTCATTCATTTTATTATTAATTGTTTTATTTGTATTAAATTTTATTGGGGCTTGGTATGCACCTGCTCGAATGTCTGTTATTCCTCTAATTGTAGAAAAGAAGGAATATATTAGAGCGAATGGTAGTCTATCTGTGGTTAATCAAATTTTATTGGCTGGTCTTTGGGGAGGAGGAGGTATCTTAATCTTACTTATCTCTCCGTTTGCTATGATTCTTTTAATAATGGGTTCTTTTTTTGTCTCCGGCTTTCTAATTTATAAGATTGAATTACCTCATAAAGACGCTACATTAACAGTTAAGAAAAAAGCCCAACCATTGTGGAGTTCAATTTATAAATCTCCCATCCTTATAAATATTACTATTATGGACTTTTTTGAGGCTTTAGCTAATGCTATATGGTCTTCTGCTTTATTATTAGCATTTACTCATGATGTACTAGGCAAGGGAGAAGATTGGTGGGGGTTTATTAATGCGTCTTACTTCATTGGTGCTATTCTAGGAGGATTAATTGTTGTATATTTGTCAAGAATTTTAGAAATGAAAATGGGATACATTATAGCCTTAAGTGGTTTGTCTATGGGACTATTCACATTTATGTTTTCAACAACTTCCAGTGGAATACTTGCACTTATTTTTTGTTTATTAATGGGTCCTTTATATCAAATCAGAGACACATGTCAGGTAACGGTCTTACAAGATATTATTAAACAGTCTGAACTTGCTAAGGTCACAGCTGCTCGGAACATCATACTTACTCCTTGGACAGGTGTTACCTATTTAATAATGGGATATTTAGGAGATATGTTAGGTGTAAAATTTGTTTTTATTTTGGCAGCTGCTCTTTATTGTGGTTCAGCTATCCTGGCTTTGTCATCAAAAACTTTAAGGAACTATAATATTAAAACTGTAACGGAGCAAGAATCTCACTCTATAAAAGCTTAA
- a CDS encoding SunI/YnzG family protein encodes MFTVGIDVKKTEKELIIKWQLAKFNIALEDIIEVTEDDTYGGKQADAIRIGPPYGTTDRIFIKTKKQDYILFTTNRATILNRINS; translated from the coding sequence ATGTTTACAGTGGGGATTGATGTTAAGAAAACAGAAAAAGAATTAATTATAAAATGGCAACTTGCTAAATTTAATATTGCACTAGAAGATATTATTGAAGTTACGGAAGACGATACGTATGGCGGTAAACAAGCTGATGCAATCCGTATAGGTCCTCCATATGGTACGACTGATCGGATTTTCATTAAAACTAAGAAGCAAGATTATATACTCTTCACTACAAATAGAGCAACAATCCTAAACAGAATAAACTCATAA